One window from the genome of Myxococcus fulvus encodes:
- a CDS encoding Imm70 family immunity protein — translation MGLYLCVFEDEEELEGVEVGSYADFGELRDYVTRELEGGKQGSRFPTLILHSDGDGEWSAAECQTLRDELTTIATELSARPVVAFNSEWQRNVAKSIGLVPKNAFESFIDVDGEFLLERLRWLADFAYRQQLPILFQ, via the coding sequence ATGGGGCTCTATCTCTGTGTCTTCGAGGACGAGGAAGAACTGGAGGGCGTCGAGGTGGGCTCCTACGCTGACTTCGGCGAACTGCGGGACTACGTCACGCGCGAGCTGGAGGGTGGGAAGCAGGGCTCCCGGTTTCCCACGCTCATCCTCCACTCGGATGGTGATGGCGAGTGGTCCGCCGCGGAGTGCCAGACGCTGCGGGATGAATTGACGACCATCGCCACGGAACTGAGCGCTCGCCCCGTGGTCGCGTTCAATTCGGAGTGGCAACGAAACGTGGCGAAGTCCATCGGGCTGGTGCCGAAGAACGCGTTCGAGTCGTTCATCGACGTGGATGGGGAGTTCTTGCTGGAGCGGCTGCGGTGGCTGGCCGACTTCGCGTACCGGCAGCAGCTTCCCATCTTGTTCCAGTGA
- a CDS encoding oxygenase MpaB family protein: MSDEAEGSTTKAQLRQQLDAMENDALRQAANWFILAAGTANVIMQLSRPAVAYGVMESKVEEGNLFKNPKRRARTTLAYIAVTMLGGAEERAAIRRATNVSHARVRSEPGHPVGYNAFDPAHQRWVTACLYVGAEDAYQRVHGPLKGEFRERFYQQGSVFGTTLQMPPESWPPTRDDFEAYWQAEISGLTMDERTRDYLSRIVRLEYLGRRIPAPVLRLRQRLVSGYLGPEFRALMRLPWTESDAQTFEKFNRRLARFMRLAPAAIREAPLRRQLRDVRRRLAEGRPLF; this comes from the coding sequence ATGAGCGATGAGGCCGAAGGCTCGACCACGAAGGCACAGCTGCGGCAGCAGTTGGACGCCATGGAGAACGATGCGCTTCGACAAGCGGCCAACTGGTTCATCCTCGCCGCCGGCACGGCGAACGTGATCATGCAGCTCTCCCGACCGGCAGTCGCCTACGGCGTCATGGAGAGCAAGGTCGAAGAGGGCAACCTCTTCAAGAACCCGAAGCGGCGGGCCCGCACCACGCTGGCGTACATCGCGGTGACGATGCTCGGCGGAGCGGAGGAGCGCGCCGCGATACGTCGGGCGACGAACGTCTCCCACGCGCGTGTCCGCTCCGAGCCCGGGCATCCGGTCGGCTACAACGCGTTCGACCCCGCGCACCAGCGCTGGGTGACGGCGTGCCTGTACGTCGGCGCGGAGGACGCGTACCAACGCGTGCACGGCCCGCTGAAGGGTGAGTTCCGGGAGCGGTTCTACCAGCAGGGGAGCGTGTTCGGCACGACCCTGCAGATGCCGCCCGAATCGTGGCCGCCGACCCGCGACGACTTCGAGGCGTACTGGCAGGCGGAGATCTCGGGGCTCACGATGGACGAGCGCACGCGTGACTACCTCTCCCGGATCGTGCGACTTGAGTACCTCGGCCGCCGCATCCCCGCGCCCGTCCTGCGGCTGCGGCAGCGACTGGTCTCGGGCTACCTGGGGCCGGAGTTCCGCGCGCTGATGCGGCTGCCGTGGACGGAGTCCGACGCCCAGACCTTCGAGAAGTTCAACCGGCGTCTGGCGCGCTTCATGCGCTTGGCCCCCGCCGCCATCCGAGAGGCGCCGCTGCGCCGTCAGCTGCGAGACGTGCGCCGGCGGCTGGCCGAGGGGCGCCCGCTGTTCTGA
- a CDS encoding glycoside hydrolase family 19 protein, translated as MSGKFVSRSLALLGICGGLSALGGCDRAEPASADLEPVGQVESAAIVDTITAGTYVIRSVMTNKCIDVDSSSTADGAKVQQWDCNGTNAQRFVVTPTSGGYFSIINVNSNKALDIKEASVAANALVHQWSYVGGTNQQFRFVKEVGSEFSIRARHTDMAIDVYWGNTANGTELVQYPYEQRTNQRWTFDRIDGGGGTGLAAILSESTFNAMFPNRNPFYTYSSLIAAASTFPAFANTGSLETRKREVAAFFANTAHETGNYVYIEEINRGPYCGTWGPPGCNCVAGKQYYGRGPIQLSWNGNYCAAGAALNLPLHTNPDLLAQDANASWRSAFWFWTTQTGAGSMTAHSAMVNGAGFGETIRTINGTLECNGGNPGQVQSRIQKYQDIANLLGVSPGGNLGC; from the coding sequence ATGTCTGGCAAGTTTGTTTCACGCAGTCTGGCGTTGCTGGGAATCTGTGGAGGGCTGAGCGCGCTGGGAGGCTGTGATCGCGCCGAGCCAGCATCCGCGGACCTCGAGCCGGTGGGCCAGGTGGAGAGCGCCGCCATCGTCGACACCATCACCGCGGGCACCTACGTCATCCGTTCGGTGATGACCAACAAGTGCATCGACGTCGACTCATCGAGCACGGCGGACGGCGCCAAGGTGCAGCAATGGGATTGCAACGGGACCAATGCACAGCGATTCGTCGTCACGCCGACGTCCGGCGGCTACTTCAGCATCATCAACGTGAACAGCAACAAGGCGCTCGACATCAAGGAGGCCAGCGTCGCGGCGAACGCGCTCGTCCACCAATGGAGCTACGTAGGTGGAACGAACCAGCAGTTCCGCTTCGTGAAGGAGGTGGGCAGTGAGTTCAGCATCCGCGCCCGCCACACGGACATGGCCATCGACGTGTACTGGGGCAATACGGCCAACGGCACGGAGCTGGTGCAGTACCCCTACGAGCAGCGAACGAACCAGCGCTGGACGTTCGACCGTATCGACGGAGGTGGCGGCACGGGGCTGGCGGCCATCCTGAGCGAATCCACGTTCAACGCCATGTTCCCGAACCGGAACCCCTTCTACACCTACAGCAGCCTCATCGCCGCCGCGAGCACCTTTCCGGCCTTCGCCAATACAGGCTCGCTGGAGACGCGCAAGCGCGAGGTGGCGGCCTTCTTCGCCAACACGGCGCACGAGACCGGGAACTATGTCTACATCGAGGAGATCAACCGTGGCCCCTACTGTGGGACCTGGGGCCCGCCGGGGTGCAACTGCGTCGCGGGCAAGCAGTACTACGGACGAGGGCCCATCCAGCTGTCCTGGAACGGCAACTACTGCGCCGCCGGAGCCGCGCTGAACCTGCCCCTGCACACGAACCCCGACCTGCTGGCCCAGGACGCGAACGCCTCGTGGCGCTCCGCCTTCTGGTTCTGGACCACCCAGACGGGTGCCGGAAGCATGACTGCGCACAGCGCCATGGTGAACGGGGCCGGCTTCGGTGAGACCATCCGCACCATCAATGGCACGCTGGAGTGCAACGGTGGAAACCCGGGGCAGGTGCAGAGCCGCATCCAGAAGTATCAGGACATCGCCAACCTGCTCGGCGTGAGCCCTGGCGGCAACCTGGGCTGCTGA